TTATTCTCTCTGATTTGATTCTCAATAATTTCAAAGATTTGATTTTTTAAAGGCTCGTTAGTTTTCATTTTTTTTAGTTTTTATCTATAAATAAATAATGATAATAGGTTTCGGTATTTTTAATAATATAATTACCAAAACAAGTTTAATATACGTAGCGAAGTTATTGGTTTTAAGTTTAAAAACAAATCAATTATTTATAAAACATGACAAAAATGCAGACTTTTTCATTTGGTATAGTTTTCGCGTTTAATAGTTAAAATTGTTATTTTTGTGCAAGCAATAATTTAAAATAAAAGAGTATGAAAACATTTTTAAAAATTTTATTAACGGCTTTAGCAGTAATTGTTTTAGCTAATATTTTACCCGGAATTTCAGTAGCAGGTTATACTTCTGCAATTATTGTTGCAGTAGTTATTTCGTTATTGAATATGTTTGTGCGTCCACTTTTAATCTTTTTTACTTTGCCAGCAACCATAGTTACTTTAGGTTTATTCTTATTTGTAATTAATGCGTGTATAATTTTATTAGCAGATAAATTAGTAGATGGTTTTGCCGTTGAGGGATTCTTCTGGGCACTATTATTCAGTGTTTTACTGTCCATTTTTAGATCGGCATTATTTTCATTGCTAAAAGAAGACAGAAAAAGCATTAATTAGTAAACAACGAACCTGAAATAGAAGTGTTTAAGATTTGTGAAATCAATTAAAATGATTAATTTTGCAGTCGATTTTTTCAAGATAAAAGAACAAATAAATGAATATTACAAAAGAAAACATAGATGCGTTAAACGCAGTTGTAAAAGTTGATATCGTTGCTGATGATTATCAAGCAAAAGTAGCAGAGTTATTAACAGATTACCGTAAAAAGGCTGATGTTCCTGGTTTTAGAAAAGGGCACGTGCCAATGGGAATGATTAAAAAGCAGTATGGTAAATCTATAATGATAGATGAAGTTAACAAGCTTTTACAACAATCTTTAAATAAATTTTTAGCAGACGAAAAATTAGACATTTTAGGAAATCCTATTCCAAGAATGACTGAAGATTTTAATTGGGAAGCAGAAGTATTTTCTTTTGAATTCGAATTAGGTTTAGCACCAGTTTTCGATGTAGATTTAAAAGCTAAAGAAAAAGTAACTCAATATAACATTGTTGCAACAGAAGAATTACTTGACGAAGAAGTTAAAAATCTTCAAACTCGTTATGGTAAAATGGTTCCTTTAGAGGAAGCTACTGAGAAATCAAATGTAACTGGTACTTTTGTAAATGAAGAAAGCGAAATCAACAAAAAATCTACTTTTATTGTAAGCGACCTTAACGGGGAAGCAAACCAAAAGTTAGTTGTTGGAGCTAAAGTTGGTGATGTTATTGAATTAGATACTAAAGGATTATTTGAAGATGCTCATAGATTAGAGCACATTTTAGGTGTTTCTCATGAACAAACTCACGGTTTAGATGTAAAAGTTTCTTTCACTGTAGAAGAAGTTACTAAAACTGAATTAGCAGATTTAGATCAAGAATTATTTGATAAATTATTTTCTGACGGAAGTATTACGACTGTAGAATTATTAAAAGAAAAAATTAAAGAAGATGCTGAAAAGCAATTCTTACAACAAGGAGATCAACAATTATTAAATGCAATTACTGAGCATTTAGTTGAAAACACAAAATTTGATTTACCAGCAGCTTTCTTAAAGAAATGGTTAAAAACTGCAGGTGAAAAAGAATTATCTGAAGAAGAAGCTACTGCTGAATTTGACAAATCTGAAAAAGGTTTACGTTATCAATTAATCGAAGGAAAGATTATGAAAGATAATGATCTTAAATTAGATTATGCAGAATTGGTAGCATATGCTAAAGGATTTATCCGTACGCAAATGGCTCAATTTGGTAACATGAATCCAGAAGAAAAAGAATTGGATGATATTGCTGGTAGAATCTTACAGAACCAAGAAGAAGCTCAAAAATTACAATCTCAATTAATGAGTCAAAAATTATTGGCTTTTTACAAAGAGAATATGAGTTTTAAATCTAAAGAGCTTTCTTACGAAGACTTTATTAAAGAGGTATATAAATAATTGTCATTGCGAGGAACGAAGCAATCTGTATAATTAAATAGATATTGCCTTATTTTTCATAACGACAAGAAATAGAAAACCTGAATTGTTAGATTCAGGTTTTTTTAGCGACCAACTGAAACAAAAGAGTAAGAAATAGTTCTTATATTTACAGTATTAAACTTAAAACAAAATCACGAAAATGGATTACGGAAAAGAGTTCGAAAAATACGCAACAAAACATCAAGGATTAAATAGCACATATTTAGGTAAAATTACAAGTAGTTTAACGCCATATATTATGGAAGAGCGTCAAATGAACATTACTCAAATGGATGTTTTCTCTCGTTTAATGATGGATAGAATTATCTTTTTAGGAACAGGAATTAACGATCAAGTAGCAAATGTTATTCAAGCGCAATTATTGTTTTTAGAAAGTGTAGATGCTAATAAAGATATTTCAATTTACATTAATTCTCCAGGAGGAGGAGTTTATGCAGGTTTAGGTATTTATGATACAATGCAGTTTATAAAGCCAGATGTTGCAACAATTTGTACAGGTATGGCAGCTTCAATGGGAGCAGTTTTAATGTGTGCAGGTGCAAAAGGAAAACGTTCTGCGTTACCTCACTCTAGAGTTATGATTCACCAACCTTTAGGTGGTGCTCAAGGTCAGGCTTCAGATATTGAAATTACAACTAGAGAAATTTTGAAATTGAAAGATGAATTATATGCAATTATTGCAAATCATTCAGGACAAACTATAGAGAAAGTGCATAACGATTCTGATAGAGATTATTGGATGAAAGCAGATGAAGCAAAAACTTACGGAATGATTGATGAAGTTTTAGCAAGAAAACAATAGTTGTTAGTTGTTACTTTTTAGTTGTTGGTTTATTGCCAATAACCAAAAAACGATCAACCAAAAACCAAATTAAATGTCGAAAGAAGAAAATTTAGAATGTTCGTTTTGCGGACGAAAAAAAGCAGAAACTGACTTGCTAATTGCGGGTATGGATGCACATATT
The window above is part of the Polaribacter sp. SA4-12 genome. Proteins encoded here:
- a CDS encoding phage holin family protein, which encodes MKTFLKILLTALAVIVLANILPGISVAGYTSAIIVAVVISLLNMFVRPLLIFFTLPATIVTLGLFLFVINACIILLADKLVDGFAVEGFFWALLFSVLLSIFRSALFSLLKEDRKSIN
- the tig gene encoding trigger factor is translated as MNITKENIDALNAVVKVDIVADDYQAKVAELLTDYRKKADVPGFRKGHVPMGMIKKQYGKSIMIDEVNKLLQQSLNKFLADEKLDILGNPIPRMTEDFNWEAEVFSFEFELGLAPVFDVDLKAKEKVTQYNIVATEELLDEEVKNLQTRYGKMVPLEEATEKSNVTGTFVNEESEINKKSTFIVSDLNGEANQKLVVGAKVGDVIELDTKGLFEDAHRLEHILGVSHEQTHGLDVKVSFTVEEVTKTELADLDQELFDKLFSDGSITTVELLKEKIKEDAEKQFLQQGDQQLLNAITEHLVENTKFDLPAAFLKKWLKTAGEKELSEEEATAEFDKSEKGLRYQLIEGKIMKDNDLKLDYAELVAYAKGFIRTQMAQFGNMNPEEKELDDIAGRILQNQEEAQKLQSQLMSQKLLAFYKENMSFKSKELSYEDFIKEVYK
- the clpP gene encoding ATP-dependent Clp endopeptidase proteolytic subunit ClpP, with the protein product MDYGKEFEKYATKHQGLNSTYLGKITSSLTPYIMEERQMNITQMDVFSRLMMDRIIFLGTGINDQVANVIQAQLLFLESVDANKDISIYINSPGGGVYAGLGIYDTMQFIKPDVATICTGMAASMGAVLMCAGAKGKRSALPHSRVMIHQPLGGAQGQASDIEITTREILKLKDELYAIIANHSGQTIEKVHNDSDRDYWMKADEAKTYGMIDEVLARKQ